The nucleotide window GTAATTGCCGATATTGCCAATGATGTACAAAGGTTCAAAGTAGGTGATGAAGTTTATGGTTTAGTAGGCGGTGTTGGCAATAATCAAGGGACATTGGCTCAGTACATTGCAGTAGATGCGGATCATATTGCGTTAAAAGCAAAAAATATTTCAATGAAACAAGCAGCAGCAATACCATTGGTTCTAATAACTGCATGGGAAGGTCTTGTTGATAGAGCGAGTGTCTCTGAAGGCAAAAAAGTTTTAGTCCATGGAGGTTCTGGGGGTGTTGGTCACATGGCAATCCAAATTGCAAAAGCATTTGGCGCTGAAGTTTATGCAACAGATTCTGGCAAAGGTTTAAAATATATTGAAAGCCTGGGAGCTACTGCTATTGATTATACTTCAATGCAACCCGAAGAATATGTAAACAAATACACAGCCGGGAAAGGTTTTGATATCGTTTATGATGTTGTTGGCGGTACTACTTTGGATAATTCATTTAAATCAGTTAAAAAGTATACAGGACATGTTCTTAGTTCATTAGGATGGGGCACACATAGCATCGCACCATTATCATTTCTTGGGGCAACCTACTCTGGCGTTTTTACGCTATTACCTTTGTTGTCGGGTACGGATAAGCATTTACACGGTCAAATATTAGAAAAAGCTTCAAAATTAATTGAACAAGGTAAAATTGCACCGCTTATTTCTTCAAAATCATTTAATCTTGAACAAGCGAATGAAGCTTATACTGCATTGAAAAACCGCACTGAAATTGGGAAAGTTGTGGTTGAATTATTTTAATTTTGACCCATCAAAACTTTTTTATGAAAGATAATGTAATTGAAATAAAATCAATTTCTGAATTGGATAAGCTATACGGTTGTACAAGGCCTAAGCATCCACTAATCAGAATGATTGATTTAACTAGCGCACAAAGAAGTCCACTATTCAAAGAAAATACTTTTTATAAGCTGGGGTTTTATGCCATATTTTTCAAAAAATACATTTTCGAAATTGATTATGGTAGATTATACTGTGACTTTCACGAGGGCTCTATAATGTTTACTGGTCCAAATCAAGTAATTGCTCCTAATCCCAGTCTAATTCCGGAGGAAGGCTGGGGCTTGTTTTTTCATCCAGATATCTTAATTAAATCAGATTTAAATAAAAAAATTAGTGATTATTCTTTTTTCCACTATGATTCAAATGAAGCCTTGCATATTTCTGATGAAGAAAAAAGTACAATATGGGATTGTGTAGAAAAAATAAAAAAAGAATATTCTCAAAACATAGACAAACACACTCAAAATCTAATTCAAAACAATATTGAATTACTATTGAACTATTGCGAACGATTTTACGACAGACAATTTTTTACAAGAGCCAAAGTCAATATTGAAATAGTTTTAAATTTTGAAAAACTATTAAGTGAATATTTTTCTAATGCTAGACTTTTAGACAATGGATTACCTGATGTTAAGTACTTCGCAAATGAACTGAATTTTTCACCAAATTATTTATCAGATCTACTGAAAAAACATACTGGAAAAACTACTCAAGAACTAATTCATCTTAAAATTATTGAAGATGCAAAAAAAATGTTATGGAACTCAGAAAAAACCATAAGTGAAATAGCGTACAGTTTGGGTTTTGAACATCCCTCCCACTTTACTAAAATTTTTAAAAACAAAACAGGAATTTCTCCCAATGAATACAGAAGCTTAAACTAATATAGTTTCTGGAATTAAAATCGGCATACCTGATCATGCAAAATAGTATCGTTGACATCCTAATGCTGACGAGTAGAAATCTATTGCAAAGAAAATTGGCAAAACCAACGTCATTTTGACTACAACCAAACTCATTTTAGCAACATTCATAGATTATTAACTTCTGAACTTTGCAGTGTATTATTCAATTATTTAATAACATGCAAAAGACAATCTTCATTACCGGAACCTCTTCCGGCTTAGGCAAAGCAACTGCAAAATTATTTCACGCCAACGATTGGTATATAATCGCTGCCATGCGCAATCCCGAAAACGAAATGGAACTAACTAAACTTAAAAATTGTACCCTCGTCAAATTAGACATTGCAAACCCGATAGAAATTAAAACTGCTATTGAAACAGTTCTTAAAAAACACACAATTAATGTGGTGGTCAATAATGCAGGATATGGCTTGGTTGGTCCACTTGAGTCTCTGTCTGATCAACAAATAACAAAACAATTAAACACCAATCTACTGGGAACAATAAGAGTATCCAAAGAGTTTATGCCCCATTTTCAACAAAAGAAAAATGGACTTTTTATCAACATTACTTCGATGTTTGGCTTAATTGGCTATCCAACATGTTCTGTTTATGCAGCCACTAAATTTGGGATAGACGGATTTTCGGAAAGTCTAGCCTATGAAGTTTCTCATTTGGGAATAAAAGTTAAAACAATAGCTCCTGGTGGAATAAAAACCGATTTTGCCGGACGCTCTTTAGATAGTAGCAGTCATGTTGCATATAAAAATCTAATTGATAAAGTGAGCGAAGGATATAGTGAAGACAAAATAAGTCAATTTTCAACACCTGAGAACATTGCAAATGTAATTTATGAAGCAGTAACCGATAATAAAAATCAAATTAGATATGTTGCTGGTTCAGATGCTATACACCTATATAACGAAAGATTAAAACTAAATCCGGAAGGACAATTTCAAACTTTAATAACTGAATTTAATTCATTCAACAATGATACAAACGAATAATATCTCAGCACTTTTGAACATTGTGAGAACAATAGGAAACGAGTTTGCAAAGGATTTTAAGAAACATAAAATCCCAACAGAACCCGAAGAATTTCAAAAAATGTTTGACACTATTGATAAAAAGTGTTTGACCTATTTAAAAGATAACATTTCCAAATTATATCCAGCAATCCCTTGGGCAGATGATGAATTAAATATAGAGATTCAAAAACAAGACAGCAATTTAGCCTCATATTGGATTTGTGATTCAATGGATGGAGCTGTACAATACATGCAGCATTTACTAGGTTGGACTATTAATTTAGTACTTATGAAAAATGGACAACCTGATTTAGCTATAATATATGATCCTTTACAAAATGAAATGTTTTGGGCTGAAAATGCAAAAGGGGCTTTTTTGAACAATATTGAACTAAAAATAGCTCCAAAAAACAATATGGAAGTTATGCTAGCATGTTTCAATCATTCACCATTACATAAAAGTGTTTTAGGTTTAAACAAAAAAACAAGCAACCTAGTTGAAAAATTATTAAACGAATTTGGCGCAGTAAGAAATTATGGTCCAACAGGGCTACAAATTGCAAATGTTGGAGCAGGTAGAATTGATATATTCTGTCAAGAAGGATTAGATACGTATAATTGGCTTGCTGGGATATTGATAGCTAAAGAAGCTGGAGCAACAATTTTAAATAAAAATGGAAATAGTTGGCAATGGGGAGATGATACCTTATTTGTAAGTTCATCAAATATTTTATCAAAATTCATAAAAACAATTTAAATTAAAAAAATGGAAAGTTTTAAAAATCAAATGAGTTCAGAAAGAGCCGTTCAACAAGTTTTAGCCCAATATGTAAGAGCTGTAGATAAACAAGATGGCGATATGCTAAGTAATCTTTTTACAGCTGATGGTAAAGTTGAAATTTATGATTTCAACGCAGAAAATCCAATTTTATTATTCACACTTAACGGAAAGAATGAAATTGCAAATGCTATTTCAACTTTAATGTTGCCGCATCCCAAAAAAGGCTGGAGCCATCATACTACACACGACCATATTATCTCAGTAAATGAAAGTGACGCCGAAATGGATGCTCAATTCATTAGATTTGATTCGGTCGGAGCAACCAAACCAGAGAATGGATGGCCATCAGGGACAATAGGTTTAATGGGTACTGTTACTCCAACTGAGTCTGGTTACTATAAACCTTCATTAAAAAAAATAGAGGGAGAATGGAAAATGGTAACTCATAGAATATATCATGATCTTACTTTTGCCTTTCCTGAATAATCGATATGTATCTAGTATTTAATACCTTTGCAATATGAATAAAGATCTAAATATACCTTTAAAATTAAATTCAATTTCAGAAATGCATAAAGTTTTAGGATTTCCAAAACCTTTGCACCCTCTTATAAGTTTAGTAAATTATTCTGATATTAAAACACCCTATGAAGAATGGCCTAAATCAATTCAACCAAACTTTTATAAAATTTCGTATAAAAAAAGTGTAACCGGAAAAATAAAATACGGACAAGGTTACTATGATTTTGTCGAAGGAGGGTTATCTTTTATATTTCCAAATCAAGTTATAGCATGTGCAGACGATGAACAAGATTACTCGGGGTATACTTTACTAATACATCCAGATTTTTTTAGAGGATATTCATTAGATAATAAAATAAAAACCTATGGTTTCTTTTCGTACTGTGCCACCGAGGCTTTATATCTTTCAGATAAAGAAAAGAAAATTATCTTCTACGTTTTTGAAAATATAAGTGATGAACTCAATAATACGATTGATGATTTTAGTCAAGATTTGGTCATTTCTTACATTGAAGTGTTATTGAACTATAGTAATCGTTTTTATAAGCGGCAATTTTTAACAAGAAAACATATAAACAATGGCTTGTTAGCCAAAATGGAAAAAATATTAAATGAATATTTTAACAATGAATACGCTATAAATTCAGGTATACCTAGTGTAGAATACATAGCAAAACATCTTAACGTATCAGCTAGATATTTAAGTGATATGCTACGAGCTATTACAGGGCAAAATGCACAACAGCACATTCATAATGTGTTGATTGAAAAAGCCAAAGAATATTTAACAACCACAAATTTATCTGTTTCAGAAATTGCTTATAAATTAGGTTTTGAGCAGCCACAATCATTCAATAAATTATTTAAAAACAAGACGAATAAGACTCCTGTTCAATTTAAACATGAGTTTCATCAAAATTAAAAAAATTAGAATGGACATCACAGAATTTATAAAAGAGTGGCTTGACCTAAGTAATAGCTATGATACCGAAAATTACCTAGATAAATATGCACAAAATGCAGTATTAAACGATCCATCCGTGGGACGAAAATTTATGGGACACAACGAGATAAGAGAGTATTTTAATAGCTACTTTATTGGCTATAAAACACAAACCAGATTAGTTAATTTAACTACTGGCGACAACAAGGCACATTTAGAAGTTGACTTTACCGGTGATTTTCCCGGAGGCCAAATTAGCGGAATGTTTGACTTCACCTTTAAAGATGGAAAAATTGCTACGGCAAAGGCAGACTTAATCTAAAGTATTCATTTAAATAATGCAACAAATATAGCCGAGCTCAACAGCTCGGCTTTTATATTGGACAAAACGGTGTGACTGACCACCTAATTCCAATTTTAATTGATCAGTACAAATTAACAACCAACAAATTATAAAAATCATTTTATCACCATAAAAATCAACCAATTACCATTAGGTCTCTACTAAAAACAATATTGAAATTAAATGGTCAACACAAATTAGAATTAGGTAATCAACGACACTGGAATTTGCAGTATTTCATTATTTAACCCCTACGATACATACAAACCGCTTCTTTATAAAAAACCAAAATAATTATCTTATAAATCAAACTGAAAATATGCCAATTTCTTTAAATCATTCATAAAATGATTTGTAAATTGTAAACTAGAGGTCACGATAATAATTAAAAACCCCAGTAAGCACTGGGGTTTTTCTTTGTTTCCATTTTAAACAACCCGCCAATAACCCGACATCCTTTTAAGTAAAAATAATCTTTCCTACTTTCAATGAAGACACTCCATCACTCAGAAATAGGTCAATAGAAGCAAATTCATTTTAGCCTTATCGATCTTTTTTTGATGTTTAGTATAATTATAAGATTCTTATAGTATTTTTTGCAGATGTTTTACATTGCTATCCCCAAAATGATACCCCATATTTCTACAATTCATTTTCATGCATTATTCATACACTATCCATGCCTTTGAGTGGGCTTTGAATCGTCCTAAAAATAACTATGAATCGTCCTAAAATAACTATACAGATTATTAAATAAATCCTATTATAGCTATACAAATATAATTTTTAATCCTGAATCAGCTATACAACTGTTTTTTCATAGTTAAACTTTTTATTATAATTCTTCCATCTTTTTTTCAAGTTCCCTGATTGTAAATGGGCTTGATTTGGGGTTAGATAATCGCAACTTGCATGTGGCCTTATTTCATTATAGACTCTAATGACTTTCGTTATCAGGTTATAAGTTGTTGAATCGCCCTTTGAATCATCCTAAAATAACAATTGACAGGTCATTAATAGGACAAAACACCTGTTTAATCAAAGATATACTTTTGCGATTTTTTTATTTGACGTAACTTGAGCCGAGCGAGCTGGTTTTGATTACAATGTAAATTAATAATAGACAAATTAGTCCACTATTAAAAATAAATGCTTATATTTGCCCTGTAAAAAAGAATAAATGTTTTCAAAAGCTTGTGAATACGGTATTAAGGCATCAATCTACATTGCTGAACGATCTTTGGCTGGAAGAAAAACGGGCTTGAAAGAAATTTCAGAAGCAATAGAATCGCCAACTGCTTATACTTCAAAAATACTGCAACATCTTTGTCGAAGTTTTATCATAAACTCCGACAAAGGCCCTACAGGTGGCTTCTCAATAGATATTCAGAGAATGGAAAAAATAAAGCTGAGCGCAATAGTTTTCGCAATTGATGGAGATTCAATTTACAATGGCTGTGGTTTAGGGTTAAAAAAATGTGACGAAAAAAAGCCCTGTCCTGTGCATAATCAATTTAAACTAGTTAGGGATGAACTTAAAAAAATGTTAGAAACAACTACTGTAAAAACATTGGCTATGGATCATGAAAAAAAATTAACCTTTTTAAAGCGCTAAAAAAAATTAAAATAATAGTGGATATTTTTGTCCAATATAACTATAAAAACAAACATATTAATACAAAACTTTAAATCATAAAAAAAATGAATATTCAAGAAAACCAAATTATAGGCGAATTGGTAGCGAAAGACTACCGAACAGCATCAGTATTTAAAAAATACGGTATTGACTTTTGCTGTCAAGGCAACAGAACCATTAATGATGCTTGTGAGGCAAAAAAAATTGATGAGAAATTAGTTGTCTCAGATTTGAATTCACTTATACAATCCAATTCAGAAAATACAATCGATTATAAATCTTGGCCTATCGATTTATTGGCTGATTATATCGAGAAAAAACACCATCGTTATGTGGAAGAAAAAACGTTGGAAATAAAACCCTACCTAGATAAAATCTGCAGAGTTCATGGAGAACGTCACCCCGAGTTGCATGAAATCAACGAACATTTCAATGCTACTGCCGGCGAATTGGCAAAACACATGAAAAAAGAAGAACTTATTTTGTTTCCTAGAGTACGTAAAATGGTTCAAGCAAAACAAAATAACTCCAAGTGGGAGACACCGCAATCTGGTACCGTACATAACCCTATTCAAATGATGATGGACGAACACACCACAGAAGGAGATCGATTTAGAAAAATTGAAACATTGAGCAATAATTACACACCGCCAGAAGATGCCTGTAATACTTATCGAGTAACAATTGCATTACTCAAAGAATTTGAACAGGATTTACACCTTCACATTCATTTGGAGAATAATATTTTGTTTCCAAAAGCGATAGAATTGGAAAAAGAATTGTCACAAAAAAACTAATTAAAAATTATGAGTCAAGAAAAAAAATTATGGATTGGATTGTTATTAGTAGCGCTCTTTTCCTTTGGAGTTTTAGGATATTATGGCTACGAAATTTACCAACAATCACCACCCGTTCCTGAAAAAATAATTTCAGAAAACAAGGAAGTCATTTTTACCGGTCAGGAAATTAAAGACGGCCAAAATGTTTGGCAAAGTATGGGAGGCCAAGAAATGGGAACCATCTGGGGGCATGGTGCTTATGTCGCCCCAGATTGGACTGCCGACTGGCTTCATAGAGAAGCTATTTTTATATTGAACCGCTATGCGCAAAAAGATTTCAATAAAGATTTTGACGCATTGGACAAAGAAAAGCAAGCTGCTCTAAAAATACGTTTGCAAGCCGATTTAAGAACCAATAGATACGATGAAAAAACAAAAACAATAATTATTTCTGAAAATCGTGTTTTAGCTATTCAATATTTAAGTCATTATTACGAAGGTTTGTTTACGAATTCTCCCGAATTTGACAAATTACGAAATGACTATGCTATTCCAAAAAATGCCATCAAAGACGCAAATAGAATGCACAAAATGAATGCATTTTTCTTTTGGGCAACTTGGGCAACAGTTACAGAAAGACCTAATTCTGATATTTCATACACGCACAACTGGCCTGCAGATGACTTAGTAGGAAACAAAGCCACTACCGATTTAATGGCTTGGTCGGGTGTCAGTATTATAACCTTGATACTCTGTATTGGATTATTGGTTTTTTATCATGCAAAATCAGGTGAAGGGGAAAGTTTACCAATACCAAAATCAGATCCGCTTTTAAAACAAGGGATGACCCCATCGATGTATTTGGTGAAAAAATATTTCTGGGTGGTGAGTTTGCTCATGATTTTACAAGTGCTGTTGGGAATTGTAACTGCCCATTATGGTGTCGAAGGAAATGGTTTGTATGGAATTCCAATAGACAAATTTCTGCCTTACGCCGTAACCAGGACTTGGCACACCCAATTGGCCATTTTATGGATAGCCACAGCCTGGCTTGCAACAGGATTGTATATTGCTCCGGCAGTTTCGGGCAAAGATCCTAAATTTCAATGTTTTGGAATCAACTTTTTGTTCATTGCTTTACTCATAATAGTGGTTGGATCCATGATCGGTCAATGGTTTGGAGTGATGCAAAAACTAAACTTGGTTCAAAATTTCTGGTTTGGACATCAAGGTTATGAATATGTTGATCTAGGCCGTTTCTGGCAAATCTTTCTGCTGGTTGGACTTTTCTTGTGGTTGGCTTTAATGGTTCGACCTCTACTTCCTATTTTAAAAAGAAAAACGGAAGAAAAAAATCTAATCATTCTCTTTTTAATTTCATGTTCTGCGATTGCACTTTTCTATTCTGCCGGATTAATGTGGGGAAGACAAACCAATCTTGCCATTTCTGAATATTGGAGATGGTGGGTAGTCCACTTGTGGGTAGAAGGATTCTTTGAAGTGTTTGCAACAGTTGTAATTGCTTTCCTTTTTGTTCGTTTGGGCTTATTGAAAACCAAAACAGCCACATTGAATGTATTGTTTAGCACTATAGTCTTTTTGTCTGGAGGAATTTTAGGAACATTTCACCATTTGTATTTTTCAGGGACACCCAGTGCCGTTATGGCTTTGGGAGCTACGTTTAGCGCCTTGGAAGTAGTACCGTTAACCCTTATCGGATATGAAGCGTATCACAACTATAAACTTTCTAAAGCATCAGCTTGGGTTGATGATTATAAATGGCCTATTTATTTCATGCTTGCTGTATCCTTTTGGAATTTTCTAGGAGCTGGTATATTCGGGTTTATAATTAATCCCCCAATAGCATTGTATTATGTTCAAGGCTTGAATACTACTCCTCTTCATGGTCATACCGCATTATTTGGAGTATATGGAATGTTGGGAATTGGTTTGATGTTATTTGTTCTAAGAAGTTTGTATAGAAACACCTTATGGAACAACAAGTTAATCAAAACCACTTTCTGGTCACTTAATATTGGTCTGTTTTTAATGGCAACAATGAGTTTGCTTCCAATTGGTATTTGGCAAGCCATAGAAAGTATCGAAAAAGGAATGTGGTACGCTCGTTCTGCTGAATTAATGCAAGATCCTAACATGATTACATTAAAATGGCTACGTACCTTTGGTGATGTTTTATTTGCAATAGGCATTGTTTCATTCGCTTGGTTTGTATTTGATCTAACATTAAAAAACAAAAACAAGTAAAATAGTAAGTAATACAAGGACTTGAACTACTGTCTTGTCCTAAAATAGGTATACACAATTCTAGAGTGTATAGCTTTTAGGACAAGACATTAAAAAATCATTTTTTTAGTAATTTGATTTTCGGTATGATGTATTGTGAACGTATTGGTTTTAAGGTCGGCTTCTAAATATGCTATAGTATTATTGTTGGTCCATTTGATAGCTATTGAATCATCAGTCGATGGATTTATTTCAACTTTGCCCAAAAAAGCGCTTGATGTGTTTCTTAAACGAATAATCTCCAACTGTTTCTTTACAACATCAGTTTTTAATCCACGCTCAATGTCTTGCAAACTTAATGTGGTACGGTTAATTTCTTTGTGCCCTGCACTGCCACCATGATCTGCTGCTTCATAATTATTCTTTCCTGCAAAAATATCCAGATACCAAACCTGAGGTATTCCTGGCATGAACATTTGGATCGCTCTAGCCAAAAGTAATTTTTGTTCGTCTTCACCCAATGCACTAAAGAAAGTGGCATTTACTTGGTAATAAGAAATCTTTTTCCCTGATGGATCATAAAGATTTTTTACACGACCACCACGCTCGATGATTGTACTCATGATGGTTTCTATTTCATCATCTTCTAACATGCCTTTATTGTAAACACCATTAATTTCTTTTCCTTTTAAATCTAAAACTGGAATACCGTCGTGACAACCCAGCATGTTTACTGTTTTGTATCCTTTATCAAGAATTTCCTTTGCCCAGTTTAGTAGAGCTTTACTCGATTTGTTTTCTATAGTGTGGATAGTCAAACCAGGTAAGAAAAAATCATAAATAGTATAACCTTCGTTTGCTACTTCGTCATGCAAATGAAGTCCATATTCTGCATGAATTTCAGGCAAGAGCATTAAACTATTTTTGTCTGCAATTTGTTTGATACGCTCTAAATATTCCCAAGTGCCGGGTTTGTTGAAAAAGTTCGATTTGCCAATTTGTTTGTGCAAATAAGCAAAAGCATCCAAACGAAGAATATTGCAACCATAACCATTTAGTTTTTTTAAGGTTTCTTCATAAAAATCCCAAACTAATGGAGATGTTGCATTGACATCCATTTGCCCTAAATAGGAACGATTTTGTTCAACGATTTGTAAAATTTCTGTTTTGAAAGGCGCACAATCTTCAAGTTTTATACTGCTAAAATCTTGATTTTGTTCGATTGCATCGTTGATTTTTTTACTTATAATGATGCGCTGCTCTGCTGTTAATTGTTTTATATTTTGCAAATCAGCAGCAGCAATTTTTTTATAAGTTATTTGCTGATAAAAGGTGTTCCAATAGGGTTGTTCGGTGCCATCTGGGAAATGCACTTTTAATATGGGTAAACCAGATTTTCTCATGAAAAGTTTCTTGAGAAATTCTTCTTTAGGAATAATAATTCCTTCTTCATTTTTTTGGCCATTGCCCTCCCAAAATTCATTCCAATTGATAAAAAAATCTTTGTATTTTGATTGATTTCCTTTTTTTAGCAAATCTTTGAATTGTGGTGATGCAACGGAGAGATGATTCAATACAATGTCAAATTTTAATTTAATATTGAGTTCATTCAAAGCATCTAAATCTGCTGTAGTAACTAAATCTTTATTAATATTATAATCAATAATAGAAAAACCTCTGTCTAAATCGCTATTAAAAAATGTAGGCAACACATAGAATAAAGAAAAAACATCCTTAAAGTCCGGTTTTTTAAGCATACTTATAGTGTCACACAGCTTGGTCCCAATACTGTCAGGATAGGCGTTAAGCATAACACCGTTAGTGATTGTTTTGTTATTTTGCTCCATGATAATTTTATAATAGTTGAGATAAGATATTGATATTGTCCGGCAAGCGACCTACATTTTGTAGTTTTAAAGCCGCTAATTTTAAGGCAATATCCAGACATTCATTAATTGTTTTTTTCTTGATATAAGCAAATAAAAAACCAGACCAAAAAGCATCGCCAGCCCCTGTGGTATCAACAACTTTATCTACTTTAATAGCAGGCAATTGTATCAGGTTTTTTCCTTTTTGAGATAATTTCACTCCTTTGCTACCCAATGTAAGACAAACGATATCAACACCTTCATCATGGAAAAATTTAAATATTTCTTCATGAGGAAGTTCTTTTTCAAAAAGGCGTAACATGTCATCTTCACTAATTTTTATCAACGGATTGAACTTGCAATACGTTTTGATTACTTGAATCGCTTCGTCTTGACTGTTCCAAAGTTTTTTGGCATAATTGACATCAATACTCAATTGACAGCCTAAGTTATATGCTTCTTCTGCTTTTTTTAAAATGGTGTCCTGTGCTG belongs to Flavobacterium aquiphilum and includes:
- a CDS encoding SDR family oxidoreductase — its product is MQKTIFITGTSSGLGKATAKLFHANDWYIIAAMRNPENEMELTKLKNCTLVKLDIANPIEIKTAIETVLKKHTINVVVNNAGYGLVGPLESLSDQQITKQLNTNLLGTIRVSKEFMPHFQQKKNGLFINITSMFGLIGYPTCSVYAATKFGIDGFSESLAYEVSHLGIKVKTIAPGGIKTDFAGRSLDSSSHVAYKNLIDKVSEGYSEDKISQFSTPENIANVIYEAVTDNKNQIRYVAGSDAIHLYNERLKLNPEGQFQTLITEFNSFNNDTNE
- a CDS encoding inositol monophosphatase family protein, which encodes MIQTNNISALLNIVRTIGNEFAKDFKKHKIPTEPEEFQKMFDTIDKKCLTYLKDNISKLYPAIPWADDELNIEIQKQDSNLASYWICDSMDGAVQYMQHLLGWTINLVLMKNGQPDLAIIYDPLQNEMFWAENAKGAFLNNIELKIAPKNNMEVMLACFNHSPLHKSVLGLNKKTSNLVEKLLNEFGAVRNYGPTGLQIANVGAGRIDIFCQEGLDTYNWLAGILIAKEAGATILNKNGNSWQWGDDTLFVSSSNILSKFIKTI
- a CDS encoding RrF2 family transcriptional regulator → MFSKACEYGIKASIYIAERSLAGRKTGLKEISEAIESPTAYTSKILQHLCRSFIINSDKGPTGGFSIDIQRMEKIKLSAIVFAIDGDSIYNGCGLGLKKCDEKKPCPVHNQFKLVRDELKKMLETTTVKTLAMDHEKKLTFLKR
- the ric gene encoding iron-sulfur cluster repair di-iron protein: MNIQENQIIGELVAKDYRTASVFKKYGIDFCCQGNRTINDACEAKKIDEKLVVSDLNSLIQSNSENTIDYKSWPIDLLADYIEKKHHRYVEEKTLEIKPYLDKICRVHGERHPELHEINEHFNATAGELAKHMKKEELILFPRVRKMVQAKQNNSKWETPQSGTVHNPIQMMMDEHTTEGDRFRKIETLSNNYTPPEDACNTYRVTIALLKEFEQDLHLHIHLENNILFPKAIELEKELSQKN
- a CDS encoding helix-turn-helix domain-containing protein — encoded protein: MNKDLNIPLKLNSISEMHKVLGFPKPLHPLISLVNYSDIKTPYEEWPKSIQPNFYKISYKKSVTGKIKYGQGYYDFVEGGLSFIFPNQVIACADDEQDYSGYTLLIHPDFFRGYSLDNKIKTYGFFSYCATEALYLSDKEKKIIFYVFENISDELNNTIDDFSQDLVISYIEVLLNYSNRFYKRQFLTRKHINNGLLAKMEKILNEYFNNEYAINSGIPSVEYIAKHLNVSARYLSDMLRAITGQNAQQHIHNVLIEKAKEYLTTTNLSVSEIAYKLGFEQPQSFNKLFKNKTNKTPVQFKHEFHQN
- a CDS encoding nitric-oxide reductase large subunit encodes the protein MSQEKKLWIGLLLVALFSFGVLGYYGYEIYQQSPPVPEKIISENKEVIFTGQEIKDGQNVWQSMGGQEMGTIWGHGAYVAPDWTADWLHREAIFILNRYAQKDFNKDFDALDKEKQAALKIRLQADLRTNRYDEKTKTIIISENRVLAIQYLSHYYEGLFTNSPEFDKLRNDYAIPKNAIKDANRMHKMNAFFFWATWATVTERPNSDISYTHNWPADDLVGNKATTDLMAWSGVSIITLILCIGLLVFYHAKSGEGESLPIPKSDPLLKQGMTPSMYLVKKYFWVVSLLMILQVLLGIVTAHYGVEGNGLYGIPIDKFLPYAVTRTWHTQLAILWIATAWLATGLYIAPAVSGKDPKFQCFGINFLFIALLIIVVGSMIGQWFGVMQKLNLVQNFWFGHQGYEYVDLGRFWQIFLLVGLFLWLALMVRPLLPILKRKTEEKNLIILFLISCSAIALFYSAGLMWGRQTNLAISEYWRWWVVHLWVEGFFEVFATVVIAFLFVRLGLLKTKTATLNVLFSTIVFLSGGILGTFHHLYFSGTPSAVMALGATFSALEVVPLTLIGYEAYHNYKLSKASAWVDDYKWPIYFMLAVSFWNFLGAGIFGFIINPPIALYYVQGLNTTPLHGHTALFGVYGMLGIGLMLFVLRSLYRNTLWNNKLIKTTFWSLNIGLFLMATMSLLPIGIWQAIESIEKGMWYARSAELMQDPNMITLKWLRTFGDVLFAIGIVSFAWFVFDLTLKNKNK
- a CDS encoding nuclear transport factor 2 family protein is translated as MDITEFIKEWLDLSNSYDTENYLDKYAQNAVLNDPSVGRKFMGHNEIREYFNSYFIGYKTQTRLVNLTTGDNKAHLEVDFTGDFPGGQISGMFDFTFKDGKIATAKADLI
- a CDS encoding helix-turn-helix domain-containing protein, with protein sequence MKDNVIEIKSISELDKLYGCTRPKHPLIRMIDLTSAQRSPLFKENTFYKLGFYAIFFKKYIFEIDYGRLYCDFHEGSIMFTGPNQVIAPNPSLIPEEGWGLFFHPDILIKSDLNKKISDYSFFHYDSNEALHISDEEKSTIWDCVEKIKKEYSQNIDKHTQNLIQNNIELLLNYCERFYDRQFFTRAKVNIEIVLNFEKLLSEYFSNARLLDNGLPDVKYFANELNFSPNYLSDLLKKHTGKTTQELIHLKIIEDAKKMLWNSEKTISEIAYSLGFEHPSHFTKIFKNKTGISPNEYRSLN
- a CDS encoding nuclear transport factor 2 family protein, with product MESFKNQMSSERAVQQVLAQYVRAVDKQDGDMLSNLFTADGKVEIYDFNAENPILLFTLNGKNEIANAISTLMLPHPKKGWSHHTTHDHIISVNESDAEMDAQFIRFDSVGATKPENGWPSGTIGLMGTVTPTESGYYKPSLKKIEGEWKMVTHRIYHDLTFAFPE
- a CDS encoding zinc-dependent alcohol dehydrogenase family protein, with the translated sequence MKTNNKTMKAMVLSEIQAPLVLKELPIPTLKSGQVLVKIMASGLNPLDLKIQEGLAAHAQVTTPAIIGLDMAGVIADIANDVQRFKVGDEVYGLVGGVGNNQGTLAQYIAVDADHIALKAKNISMKQAAAIPLVLITAWEGLVDRASVSEGKKVLVHGGSGGVGHMAIQIAKAFGAEVYATDSGKGLKYIESLGATAIDYTSMQPEEYVNKYTAGKGFDIVYDVVGGTTLDNSFKSVKKYTGHVLSSLGWGTHSIAPLSFLGATYSGVFTLLPLLSGTDKHLHGQILEKASKLIEQGKIAPLISSKSFNLEQANEAYTALKNRTEIGKVVVELF